Proteins from one Enoplosus armatus isolate fEnoArm2 chromosome 4, fEnoArm2.hap1, whole genome shotgun sequence genomic window:
- the cds2 gene encoding phosphatidate cytidylyltransferase 2 translates to MTELRHRGARDTDPTLQQQPSEDKGSDSELKVEKDGMSDSESKVDSGVPEVPVSPDDTPVVLNKALSGLSSRWKNWWVRGILTLAMISFFFFIIYLGPMVLMMIVLCVQIKCFQEIITIGYSVYHSYHLPWFRTLSWYFLLCVNYFFYGETVTDYFFTLVQREEPLRILSKYHRFISFALYLTGFCMFVLSLVKKHYRLQFYMFGWTHVTLLIVVTQSHLIIHNLFEGMIWFIVPISCVICNDIMAYMFGFFFGRTPLIKLSPKKTWEGFIGGLFSTIVFGIMLSYVMSGCRYFVCPVEFNNDSNSFQVDCEPSELFQLQDYALPSVLESLTGWTTVRLYPFQIHSIALSSFASIVGPFGGFFASGFKRAFKIKDFANTIPGHGGIMDRFDCQYLMATFVNVYIASFIRGPNPSKVIQQLLALRADQQLHIFNSLKAHLTEKGLLPALEEAAA, encoded by the exons ATGACAGAGCTAAGGCACCGTGGTGCCAGAGACACCGACCCAACGTTACAACAGCAGCCGTCAGAGGACAAG ggttCAGACAGTGAGCTGAAGGTGGAAAAAGATGGCATGTCAGACAGCGAGTCCAAGGTGGACTCAGGGGTCCCAGAGGTGCCAGTCTCTCCTGATGACACCCCCGTGGTTCTAAACAAGGCCCTGTCTGGACTCTCCTCGAG atGGAAGAACTGGTGGGTACGAGGCATCCTCACACTGGCCATgatctccttcttcttcttcatcatctacCTGGGCCCCATGGTGCTTATGATGATT GTCCTCTGTGTACAGATCAAGTGCTTCCAGGAAATCATCACCATCGGCTACAGTGTGTACCACTCCTACCACCTGCCCTGGTTCAGGACGTTGAGTTG GtacttcctgctgtgtgtgaacTACTTCTTCTATGGTGAGACCGTGACAGATTACTTCTTCACACTGGTGCAAAGGGAGGAGCCGCTTCGCATCCTCAGCAAATACCACCGCTTTATCTCCTTTGCCCTCTACCTCACAG gtttctgcatgtttgtgctgaGTTTGGTGAAGAAGCACTACCGCCTTCAGTTCTACATG TTTGGTTGGACCCATGTGACTCTGCTGATTGTGGTGACTCAGTCTCACCTTATCATTCACAACCTGTTTGAGGGGATGATCTG GTTCATTGTGCCGATTTCCTGTGTGATCTGTAATGACATTATGGCCTACATGTTTGGTTTCTTCTTTGGCCGCACCCCTCTCATCAAG ctgtcaccTAAGAAGACGTGGGAGGGATTCATCGGTGGATTATTCTCCACCATCGTGTTTGGCATCATG ctctCCTATGTGATGTCCGGCTGCCGCTACTTCGTGTGTCCGGTGGAATTCAACAACGACTCCAACAGTTTCCAGGTGGACTGTGAGCCGTCGGAGCTTTTCCAGCTCCAGGACTACGCCCTGCCCAGCGTCCTGGAGTCTCTCACTGGATGG ACCACGGTGCGTCTCTATCCGTTCCAGATCCACAGCATCGCCCTCTCCTCCTTTGCCTCCATCGTGGGACCTTTCGGTGGCTTCTTTGCCAGCGGCTTCAAGAGAGCCTTCAAGATCAAG GATTTTGCCAACACTATCCCGGGTCATGGTGGCATTATGGACAGATTTGACTGCCAGTACCTCATGGCCACATTCGTTAATGTCTACATTGCCAGCTTCATCAG GGGCCCCAACCCCAGCAAGGTGATCCAGCAGCTCCTGGCCCTCCGTGCCGATCAGCAGCTCCACATCTTCAACTCCCTGAAGGCTCACCTGACAGAGAAGGGCCTGCTGCCAGCGCTGGAGGAGGCGGCCGCCTAG
- the arhgap25 gene encoding rho GTPase-activating protein 25, translating into MSLKLPRNWDFSTFKAETARIARSKSVIPGEGGPSPGSPHSTRSMERPLKAGWLKKQQRSLVKNWQQRYFVLRGSTLTYHKDDKETTVQGVIQLRFSKVNELPLNVDDPGKYLFEIIPRSSGDRERCPYVFMANSQSDMEEWVRTLRRVIGVPTSGVFGKGLMDTVTYERRFGPHMVPILVQKCVEFIKEHGLDEEGIFRLPGQDNAVKQFRDAFDAGERPSFPSDTDVHTVASLLKLYLRELPQPVVPWTQYQDFLDCTTMLDSTSTECWEKLEKQIALLPRVNYNLLSYVCRFLFEVQLHSSVNKMNVENLATVMGINLLKPQIEDPITVMKATPQIQKLMTVMIRQHETLFPLSKDVLPSTPSKKAESQKNTPRSFVGWESAEMGDASLSESPEEEEDNDSPGPDRGNFSPKTTLQEPLSPSTDDWQGSPRKRTQTLPTFNCPLTGMAAKADALNRWSHIQESVEEKSGTLSEDIFKILDLRSSGSLFGGSQMSNKEGEDRLKARRGSDNTGSSTAGSQKPDGDSRPARVLHHQKSEGNLTVSGGSVQRVNSKSEQKTDSQQLIDSLQQENKELRATVAELQSALEADRRHVAALEICLRNAERSRDEAQGRNAELQREIQQFLTRTPT; encoded by the exons ATGTCTCTCAAACTACCTCGCAACTGGGACTTCAGCACCTTCAAGGCTGAGACAGCGCGGATAG CGCGATCCAAGAGTGTGATACCCGGAGAGGGAGGCCCCAGCCCGGGCTCGCCCCACTCCACCAGGTCCATGGAGAGGCCGCTGAAGGCCGGCTGGCTCAAGAAACAGCAGAGGTCTTTAGTGAAGAACTGGCAGCAGCGTTACTTTGTGCTGAGAGGAAGCACTCTGACCTACCACAAAGATGACAAGGAGACCACTGTCCAG GGAGTCATCCAGCTGCGGTTCAGTAAAGTTAATGAACTCCCCCTGAACGTAGATGACCCTGGGAAATACCTCTTTGAGATCATACCAC GTTCAagtggagacagagagcgatGTCCCTATGTGTTCATGGCAAACTCCCAGAGCGACATGGAGGAGTGGGTCCGCACTCTGCGCAGGGTCATTGGAGTGCCAACAAGCGGAG TGTTTGGAAAGGGTCTCATGGACACGGTGACATATGAGCGGCGGTTTGGGCCCCACATGGTGCCAATCCTGGTGCAGAAGTGTGTGGAGTTCATCAAAGAACATGGCCTGGATGAGGAGGGCATCTTCCGCCTCCCGGGTCAGGACAACGCTGTCAAACAGTTCAGAGACGCCTTTGATGCAGGAGAGAGGCCCTCCTTCCCCAG TGACACAGATGTCCACACGGTGGCGTCACTACTCAAGCTGTACCTGCGCGAGCTGCCTCAGCCTGTGGTGCCCTGGACTCAGTACCAAGACTTCCTGGACTGCACCACAATGCTGGATTCCACCAGCACAGAG TGTTGGGAGAAGTTGGAGAAACAAATCGCTCTCCTCCCCAGAGTCAACTACAACCTCCTCAGCTATGTCTGCCG CTTTTTGTTTGAGGTGCAGCTGCACTCCAGTGTGAACAAGATGAACGTGGAGAACTTGGCTACGGTGATGGGGATCAACCTGCTCAAGCCTCAGATAGAAGACCCCATCACTGTGATGAAGG CGACTCCTCAGATCCAGAAactgatgacagtgatgattAGACAGCATGAgactctgtttcctctctccaaaGACGTGCTCCCCTCTACTCCCTCAAAGAAGGCCGAAAGCCAAAAGAACACTCCCCGAAGCTTTGTGGGCTGGGAGTCTGCGGAG aTGGGTGATGCATCTCTGTCCGAGTCtccagaagaggaggaggacaatgACAGTCCAGGTCCAGACAGAGGAAACTTCAGCCCCAAGACCACACTTCAGGAGCCCCTCTCACCTTCCACAGACGACTGGCAGGGAAGTCCCCGCAAACGCACTCAGACCCTGCCCACCTTCAACTGCCCCCTCACAGGGATGGCAGCCAAGGCCGACGCCCTCAACCGGTGGAGCCACATCCAGGAGAGCGTGGAGGAGAAGAGCGGGACGTTGTCGGAGGACATTTTTAAGATCCTGGACCTCCGGAGTTCAGGTTCATTGTTTGGGGGGTCTCAGATGAGTAACAAGGAGGGAGAGGATAGGTTGAAAGCCCGAAGAGGAAGCGACAACACAGGTTCTTCTACTGCCGGCTCCCAAAAACCTGACGGTGACTCCCGGCCTGCCCGGGTGCTGCATCATCAAAAGAGTGAAGGGAACCTGACAGTGAGCGGCGGTTCAGTTCAGCGGGTCAACAGCAAGTCTGAGCAGAAGAcagacagccagcagctgataGACAG TCTGCAGCAGGAGAACAAGGAGCTGAGGGCCACAGTGGCAGAGCTCCAGTCTGCTCTGGAGGCAGATCGCCGCCATGTGGCCGCCCTGGAGATCTGCCTGAGAAACGCCGAGCGCAGCCGAGACGAGGCCCAGGGACGCAACGCTGAGCTGCAAAGAGAAATTCAGCAGTTCCTCACCAGAACTCCCACCTAA